Genomic window (Aminivibrio sp.):
GAATCTGTGGCGGAGACCATCGCTTCCTTCGGGTTTTCCGTGTCCCTGTGCGAACAGGATGAGAACTTTTTTCCCCGGCTCCGGGACCAGGCACCCGATTTCGTGGCCAATCTCGCCGAAGGACGGGGCGACGCCAGGGGAAGGGAAGCCCAGGTTCCCTGCATCCTCGAGAGCGAGTCCATCCCCTTCTGGGGATCCGACGCCGTCTCGATGGCGGTTGCCCTCGACAAGCTCCTCACCGGGCGCACCCTTTCCTCAGAGGGAATTCCCGTGCCCCTTTCCTCCTCATTCCGGGAGGAGGACGACCTGTCCGTCCTGCCGGAGCTTTTCCGGCAGCGGCCCCGCTACGTGGTCAAGCCACGGTACGAAGGCTCCTCCAAGGGCATCTTCACCGACTCGGTGGCCCATTCGCCCCGGGAGGCCAAAGACCGGATAGACCGGATATGGCGGCGGTACGGTCAGCCCGCCCTGCTGGAGGAATACCTCCCCGGAGCGGAGATCACCGTGGGCGTCACGGGCAACGGGCGGCCCGGAATAGCAGGAATGATGCGGATCTCCCCGGTTCACCCCAAGGAGGAATTCCTCTACTCCCTGGAAGAAAAACGAAACTACCTGGAACGGATCCGGTACGACGGCCCCGAGTCCATACCCGCCCCCTTGCGGGAACAGCTCGGTCGGTTTGCCGTGGGCGCCTTCCGGGCACTGGAGCTCCGCGACATGGCCAGGATTGACTTCCGGCTCGACGGGGACGGAATCCCCCGTATCATCGACATTAACCCCCTCCCCGGCCTCTCCCCGCAGTACAGCGATCTGCCTATTCTGCACCGCTTGAGCGGCGGCAGCTACCCGGACCTGGTCCGCTCCATCCTCGCGTGCGCCTTCCGACGGAACGGCCTCGCCTTCTCCGCCCTTCCCGTGGGGGCAGATGCCCTATGAAACCTGGCGCAGCCCAGGAACCTCCTCAAAAAGAGCTGCTCATACTCGTGGCCGCCGCCGTCGAACCGGAGGCGCGGCCCGACGTGGCCGACGCCCTGGAGGCCAGGGCGTCGCTTTGCTGTGCCCTCGAACGGGCGGGATGGGCGGCGGAGGCCTGGGACATCACTCAGTCTCTGCTCACTTCATCGGAACGGCTGTTCGGGTGCCTGAAAAAAACGGGGGCGACATGCGTCTTCAACCTTTTCGAAGGTTTCGGAAACGACAGCGGAGCGGAGCACCGATTCCGCGCCCTGCTGGAGAAAACCGGCATCCCCTGCACCGGGAACCCCGCGGCGGTCCTTGAAACCTGCCTGTCGAAGGAGACCGTTTCCTCTCTGCTCAGGGAAAACGGCATCCCCGTCCCTGAGGGAAAGACCCTCCTTCCGGGCAGTTCCCTTTCCCTCCTGGACGATCTCCCCCTTCCCCTGTTCCTGAAACCCCTGCGGGAGGACGGAAGCGTGGGCGTCGACGAAAAATCCCTCGTGACTGACAGGATGGACCTCGCCCGGAGGGCCATGGAAAAACTGACGCTCTTCTCCGGCGGAATTAGGGTGGAAGAATTCCTTCCTGGGAAGGAGTACTCCGTCTCCTGCATAGGAAACGGCCCCTATTTCATTCCCGCCGTGTCCGTCATCGACTACGGGAAGTGGAACGCCGGGCTCCCCTTTCTCGACTACGGCTCGAAGTGGGATCCGGCCTCCCCTCTCTACGACCTGGTCCCCGAACCGGCGGAAGGAGCCCTGAAGGAAAGGGCGAAACGACTGGCCGCCGAGGCGGGAAAGACTCTCGGCTGCAGAGGGTACTTCCGGGCCGATCTGAGGGAGAAGGACGGTTCGCTCTACGTGATCGACGTTAACCCGAACCCCGACATGGGTCCGGGCGGCGGGTTTCTGAGGCAGTGCCGCGAAGGCGGCATGGAGATGGAAGAGGTGGCGGCCCGTATCGTGGAGCTTGCCCTCGAAAGTGTGCGGGGAGGAGAACAACAGTGGTGAATCTGCCGGCAGACCGCTGCCTGAGTGTGGCGAAGGCGACCGGGGCCTTTACCCCCGAAGAGCTTGACGTTCTCGAGGATGTTTTGATCGAATGGTCTCTCCACCCGGGAAAGGACTACATCCTTCTTACCGAGTGGAACTGCGGGAGCCTGGCGGGATTCCTGATCTATGGCCCGACACCCATGACCCGGTTCGCCTACGATCTGTACTGGATCGCCGTGGACCCGGCGCACCAGAAAAAGGGAATAGGCAGGATACTGGAAGAAAAGATGTGTTCTGCCCTGCTCGAACAATCCGCCAGCGCGGTCGTGCGGGTGGAAACCGCGGGACGGGACGACTATCTCGGGCAGCGCCATTTCTATCTTGCGACAGGCTACAAGGAATGCGGACGCATTCCAGACTTCTATTCGGAGGGTGACGACCTTGTCCTCTACTGCAAAAAAATCGAAAAGTAACGAAATCCAGGCGGAGAGGAACGGGGAGGAAACCCGCCCCCCGTCCCCGAGGACGAAAAAAGTGAAAGAAGGCGCCCTTCCGGTGCTCCCCCTCTTCCCCTCGAACAGGCCCTACCTGGAGGCACTCCGGGAGTCCGCCGGGGAAGGACTCTGGAACGACTGGCGCTGGCAGATGAAGGCCAGGATCACCACTGCGGGAGAATTGGCAAAGATCCTCCCCCTTTCCAAGGGGGAATCGGCAACACTGAAGCGGAGCCTGAACTCCCTCCGGATGGCCATAACCCCCTATTACGCCTCCCTCATCGACGGAAGCGACCCGGCCTGTCCCATACGGAAGCAGGCCATCCCGACCCTGAAGGAGACCCTGATATCCCCTACCGACCTCCTCGACCCTCTCCATGAGGACGTAGACTCCCCCGTGCCGGGACTGACCCATAGGTACCCTGACCGGTGTATCCTCCTCGTCACGGACCAATGCGCCATGTACTGCCGCCACTGTACGCGGAGGCGGTTCGCCGGTCAGAACGACACATCCAGGACGGAGGAGCAGATCAGCCGCTGCGTGGACTATATCGCCCGGACTCCCGAGATACGGGACGTGCTGATCACGGGAGGGGATCCCCTCACCCTGTCGGACGGGACCCTCGATTTTATCCTGTCCCGGCTGCGAGCCATACCTACGGTTGAGATCATCCGTATCGGTACCAGGATTCCCGCGGTACTCCCCATGAGGGTGACGGAGGAGCTCTGCTCCGTGCTCAAAAAGTACCACCCCCTCTGGATCAACCTGCACTTCAATCACCCCAGGGAATTGACTCCCGAGGCGGCGGCGGCCTGCGCGAAGCTGGCGGACGCCGGGATCCCCCTGGGAAACCAGTCAGTCCTCCTCAAGGGGGTGAACGACTGTCCCTATATTTTCCGGGACCTCAACCAGAAGCTCCTGAAGATGCGGGTGCGCCCCTACTATATCTACCAGTGCGATCTTTCCCGGGGTATAGAGCACTTCCGCACCTCCATCGGCAAGGGCATCGAGATCATGGAATATCTCCGGGGCCACACGTCCGGCCTGGCCGTACCCACCTTCGTGGTGGATGCACCGGGAGGGGGCGGGAAGATC
Coding sequences:
- a CDS encoding N-acetyltransferase, which translates into the protein MVNLPADRCLSVAKATGAFTPEELDVLEDVLIEWSLHPGKDYILLTEWNCGSLAGFLIYGPTPMTRFAYDLYWIAVDPAHQKKGIGRILEEKMCSALLEQSASAVVRVETAGRDDYLGQRHFYLATGYKECGRIPDFYSEGDDLVLYCKKIEK
- the ablA gene encoding lysine 2,3-aminomutase → MKEGALPVLPLFPSNRPYLEALRESAGEGLWNDWRWQMKARITTAGELAKILPLSKGESATLKRSLNSLRMAITPYYASLIDGSDPACPIRKQAIPTLKETLISPTDLLDPLHEDVDSPVPGLTHRYPDRCILLVTDQCAMYCRHCTRRRFAGQNDTSRTEEQISRCVDYIARTPEIRDVLITGGDPLTLSDGTLDFILSRLRAIPTVEIIRIGTRIPAVLPMRVTEELCSVLKKYHPLWINLHFNHPRELTPEAAAACAKLADAGIPLGNQSVLLKGVNDCPYIFRDLNQKLLKMRVRPYYIYQCDLSRGIEHFRTSIGKGIEIMEYLRGHTSGLAVPTFVVDAPGGGGKIPVMPNYVLSRSDRKTVLRNFEGVVTVYTEPDDNRSVCGGKCRETCEKAKNIYTGGIESLFEGEAVSLEPRELAREKRRKHWVEGEKNK
- a CDS encoding ATP-grasp domain-containing protein, with protein sequence MNDEYSCDPEVPLRPVSRISVVYNLKKAAGAGEPDDKYEEYDPLSTVESVAETIASFGFSVSLCEQDENFFPRLRDQAPDFVANLAEGRGDARGREAQVPCILESESIPFWGSDAVSMAVALDKLLTGRTLSSEGIPVPLSSSFREEDDLSVLPELFRQRPRYVVKPRYEGSSKGIFTDSVAHSPREAKDRIDRIWRRYGQPALLEEYLPGAEITVGVTGNGRPGIAGMMRISPVHPKEEFLYSLEEKRNYLERIRYDGPESIPAPLREQLGRFAVGAFRALELRDMARIDFRLDGDGIPRIIDINPLPGLSPQYSDLPILHRLSGGSYPDLVRSILACAFRRNGLAFSALPVGADAL
- a CDS encoding ATP-grasp domain-containing protein; translated protein: MKPGAAQEPPQKELLILVAAAVEPEARPDVADALEARASLCCALERAGWAAEAWDITQSLLTSSERLFGCLKKTGATCVFNLFEGFGNDSGAEHRFRALLEKTGIPCTGNPAAVLETCLSKETVSSLLRENGIPVPEGKTLLPGSSLSLLDDLPLPLFLKPLREDGSVGVDEKSLVTDRMDLARRAMEKLTLFSGGIRVEEFLPGKEYSVSCIGNGPYFIPAVSVIDYGKWNAGLPFLDYGSKWDPASPLYDLVPEPAEGALKERAKRLAAEAGKTLGCRGYFRADLREKDGSLYVIDVNPNPDMGPGGGFLRQCREGGMEMEEVAARIVELALESVRGGEQQW